The window TACCAGACGAAAAATCCCAAAGGAAAAGATATGTTTATCCGGTTGGCAATGGATGAGTTTGAACATATGGAAGGTTTATCCGCCGAACTTATTTCCTTAGAAAGGAAAGACCAGTGGTGTCCTTACGAAATTCCGGTCTCCGAAGTGGAAAATTTGGTCCCCAGACTCTCAGGGAAGGAGATAGAAACGGAAGGGGAAAAAGGCGTTGATGACTTAACCGCTTTAAGAGTTGCCTTAAAGTTGGAAGAGTCCGCGATAAAATTCTACCGGGGAGAAAAAAATAAGGCGGAAGATGAGTTTGCCCGCAAATTTTGGCAAAGGCTGGAAGAGATGGAAATTGCCCACTACGATTTAATCCAAGCGGAGATTGATAATATCACCAAGACCGGTTTTTGGTTTGGCATAAGAGAGTTTACCGTGGAGGGAGAAAGATGAGAGAACTAACACCCTTAGAAGTTTACGGGATAGCGATCCGCTCCGAGATTTCGGCTCGGGATTATTACGAAAGGTTGAAAAATCGGTTAAAAAAAGATATGGCACCCTTACGGGAAAAATTGGAATTTCTGAAAGGGGAAGAGGAAAAGCACCTCCGCCTTCTCACTTCCCTTTACCAAAAGGCTTTCCCCAAAATCCCCCTGCGTCTTCCTAAAAAAAGTATCGCCCCTTTGCCCAAAATTCCCTTAAAGGGGAAAATCTCTCTTTCCTATCTTTTAGAGAAGGCGATGGCCGCCGAACTCGCCTCCGAAGAATTCTACAAGTCCGCCGAAGAAAAATCCGAAGAGGAAAATACGAGAAAGGTTTTTTCCTATCTTGCCAGTATGGAAAAGGGGCACTATTTCCTCTTAAAAGCGGAATACGATTTAATCAATACCTTCGCCGATTATGATTCCTTTAAGAAATTTTCTTTGGAACATTTAGGACCTTAAATGAGAAGGGTCTATTTGGACCACCAGGCGACAACTAAACTCCATCCCGAAGTGAAAAAGGTTCTAATAGAAAATTTAGACCTCTTCGGCAATCCCCAGACAATTTATTACGAAGGGCGTCAGGCAAAAGAAGCCTTAGCCGAAGCAAGAAGAGAGGTGGCAGATTTAATCAATGCCGAACCAGAGGAGATCTTTTTCACTTCTTCGGGAGCAGAGAGTAATAATTGGCTGATAAAGGGAATTGCGGAAACCTATGAGGGAAGAGGAAAGCATATCATATCTTCACCGATTGAACATCTTTCCATTATTAACCCCTTACGGCGATTAGCCAAAGACGGATTTTCGATAACCTTTCTCCCAGTTGATAAATACGGTCTGATTGACCCAGAGGAGGTGAAGAAGGCGATAAAGAAAGATACGATTTTAATCACCATCCAATCTGCCTCCAATGAGATCGGCACCATCCAACCGATTGCCGAAATCGGAAAGATTGCTGAGGAGCATAAGATTTTCTTTCATACCGATGCGGTAGCCGGTGCTGGTATTCTAAAAATTGATGTGAAAGAAATTAAGATCTCCGCCCTCAGCCTTTCCGCCCATACCTTTTACGGAC is drawn from candidate division WOR-3 bacterium and contains these coding sequences:
- a CDS encoding ferritin family protein, which codes for MREVCQPILFAIGEEKKALITYLRFAYQTKNPKGKDMFIRLAMDEFEHMEGLSAELISLERKDQWCPYEIPVSEVENLVPRLSGKEIETEGEKGVDDLTALRVALKLEESAIKFYRGEKNKAEDEFARKFWQRLEEMEIAHYDLIQAEIDNITKTGFWFGIREFTVEGER
- a CDS encoding ferritin family protein, producing MRELTPLEVYGIAIRSEISARDYYERLKNRLKKDMAPLREKLEFLKGEEEKHLRLLTSLYQKAFPKIPLRLPKKSIAPLPKIPLKGKISLSYLLEKAMAAELASEEFYKSAEEKSEEENTRKVFSYLASMEKGHYFLLKAEYDLINTFADYDSFKKFSLEHLGP
- a CDS encoding cysteine desulfurase family protein; amino-acid sequence: MRRVYLDHQATTKLHPEVKKVLIENLDLFGNPQTIYYEGRQAKEALAEARREVADLINAEPEEIFFTSSGAESNNWLIKGIAETYEGRGKHIISSPIEHLSIINPLRRLAKDGFSITFLPVDKYGLIDPEEVKKAIKKDTILITIQSASNEIGTIQPIAEIGKIAEEHKIFFHTDAVAGAGILKIDVKEIKISALSLSAHTFYGPKGVGALYLKKGVRISPLIEGGSQEGGKRAGTENLLGIIGMGKAALIAKREMENREKKLKPLRDTLIREIPSRMERVYLTGHPTIRLPNHCSFCVEFIEGEAMLLFLDEEGIAAASGSACTSQTLKSSHVLAALGIEPALAQGSIIFTLGEENTEEDIFYLLEKFPPIVGRLREMSPLYAKYLKEKLSA